In a genomic window of Carassius carassius chromosome 43, fCarCar2.1, whole genome shotgun sequence:
- the ppp6r3 gene encoding serine/threonine-protein phosphatase 6 regulatory subunit 3 isoform X6, translating to MFWKFDLHTTSHIDTLLEKEDVTLTEVMDEEDVLQECKAQNHKLVDFLVRPQCMEDLVVYITQEPNDDVEEKIKYKYPNISCELLTSDVSQINDRLGEDESLLMKLYSFLQNESPLNPLLASFFSKVLSILIGRKPEQIVEFLRKREDFVNLMIKHIGTSAIMDLLLRMLTCIEPQQLRQDVLNWLNEEKVIQRLVDMVQPSQDEDRHSNASQSLCEIIRLSRDQMFQVQGCSEPDPLLATLEKQETVEQLLSNIFDKEKNDSAIVSVIQILLTLFETRRPAFEGHLEICPPGMNHPSFSVNQSILDAVRPRLKDFHQLLLEPPKKTVLNTTWGVLDPPVGNTRLNVVRLVTSLLQTNTHIINQELIALNTLGVILDMYFKYLWNNFLHTQVEICTAMILAMPSTQSESPEINRENDQEPIRENILIKHLFQKCQLIQRILDAWGSNEKEQAEGGRRRGYMGHLTRIANSIVHNSDKGPNGAQIQQLISELPEEDRERWEAFTSGQLADTNKKNTVDLVNTHHIHSSSDDEVDFKDSGFHQDSSLQQMQQMTSNFIEQFGFNDEEFADQDDVGDIPFDRISDINFSLNTNESANMALFEACCKEKIQQFEDAGSDDEDIWDEKDVTFAPEAQRRTRSSGSTDSEESTDSEEEDGKRDPFDSANATSDDRMEVDSGDGTVWTANFDDIPMDTGSSMAPSAPVSTSPAAVPEPAGWNSTNTDAESGWADFSSFTPVSPKDPLRSNSPVAMETSIETDPLGVNAPMQQENTDQWLSNETTPTSPRGKVGEGSDPEEEPASDRITETVTNGSMKETVSLTVDAKTETAVFKSEEEKRSTSEDASAKLFAESGEVEKSNSPPSNCQKPGLKHLEEKAKATCKALNGPLEDAASMDEAKSEQCTANPEAAVNGPA from the exons ATGTTTTGGAAGTTTGATCTGCACACGACGTCCCACATTGACACGCTTCTGGAAAAGGAAGATGTTACGCTGACTGAGGTGATGGACGAAGAGGATGTCTTGCAGGAGTGCAAGGCTCAAAACCACAAGCTGGTGGACTTCCTGGTGAGGCCACAGTGCATGGAGGATCTTGTGGTCTACATCACTCAGGAGCCCAATGACGATGTGGAGGAGAAGATCAAATACAA GTATCCCAACATATCCTGTGAACTCCTGACCTCAGATGTTAGCCAGATCAATGACAGGCTGGGTGAAGATGAAAGTTTATTGATGAAACTCTACAGCTTCCTACAGAACGAGTCTCCCCTCAATCCGCTGCTGGCCAGTTTCTTCAGCAAGGTCCTGAGCATCCTCATTGGGAGGAAACCAGAGCAG ATTGTGGAGTTCCTCAGGAAGAGGGAAGACTTTGTGAATCTAATGATCAAACACATTGGGACCTCGGCTATTATGGACCTCCTGCTCAGGATGCTCACCTGCATCGAACCACAACAGCTTAGACAAGATGTATTAAAT TGGCTAAATGAAGAGAAAGTTATACAGCGGCTGGTTGACATGGTACAACCATCACAAGATGAGGAT AGACACTCAAACGCATCCCAGTCTCTCTGTGAGATCATTCGGCTGAGCAGAGATCAAATGTTCCAGGTGCAGGGCTGCTCGGAGCCTGACCCTCTGCTGGCCACACTGGAGAA ACAAGAGACAGTAGAGCAGTTGCTGTCAAACATCTTTGACAAAGAGAAGAATGATTCTGCCATAGTCAGTGTGATCCAGATACTTCTAACCCTCTTTGAGACACGGAGACCAGC GTTTGAAGGTCATCTGGAGATTTGCCCCCCTGGAATGAACCATCCTTCATTCTCTGTCAATCAGAGTATTCTAGATGCTGTCAGACCCAGGCTGAAAGATTTTCACCAGCTTTTGCTCGAGCCCCCAAAG aaaacTGTTTTGAATACCACATGGGGAGTGTTGGATCCACCAGTGGGAAATACTCGTCTAAATGTGGTGCGACTAGTGACCAGCCTTCTACAGACCAACACGCATATCATCAACCAGGAGCTTATTGCCCTCAACACATTGGGAGTCATACTA GACATGTACTTCAAATACTTATGGAATAATTTTCTGCACACGCAAGTAGAGATCTGTACGGCGATGATCTTAGCGATGCCTTCAACCCAAAGTGAATCTCCTGAAATCAACAGAGAAAACGACCAAGAGCCCATAAGAGAAAACATCCTTATCAAACAT CTCTTTCAGAAGTGCCAGTTAATACAAAGAATTCTTGATGCCTGGGGATCAAATGAGAAGGAGCA GGCTGAGGGTGGGCGGCGGAGAGGTTACATGGGTCACCTGACCAGAATAGCAAACTCTATAGTCCACAACAGTGACAAGGGCCCCAACGGGGCACAAATTCAGCAGCTCATCTcag AGCTTCCAGAGGAGGATAGGGAACGATGGGAAGCATTTACTTCAGGACAGCTAGCAGATACAaacaagaaaaacactgtagACTTA GTTAACACCCACCACATACACTCATCCAGCGATGATGAGGTAGATTTCAAAGACAGCGGGTTTCATCAGGACTCCTCCCTGCAGCAA ATGCAACAAATGACGTCCAATTTTATTGAGCAGTTTGGCTTCAATGACGAAGAGTTTGCCGATCAGGATGATGTCGGGGA tATTCCTTTTGATAGAATATCAGACATCAATTTTTCCTTGAATACAAATGAAAGT GCAAACATGGCACTCTTTGAAGCTTGCTGTAAGGAGAAGATCCAGCAGTTTGAAGATGCCGGATCAGATGATGAAGATATCTGGGATGAGAAGGATGTCACTTTTGCTCCGGAAGCTCAGAGACGTACCAG GAGCTCAGGAAGTACAGATAGCGAGGAGAGTACGGACTCTGAGGAGGAGGATGGGAAGCGAGACCCGTTTGATTCCGCCAATGCCACCTCTGATGACCGAATGGAAGTGGACTCTGGGGATG GAACGGTATGGACGGCAAATTTTGATGACATACCTATGGACACGGGCAGCTCCATGGCTCCCAGTGCACCTGTGTCCACCTCACCAGCTGCAGTGCCTGAACCTGCGGGCTGGAACTCTACAAACACAGATGCAGAGTCTGGTTGGGCTGACTTCTCCAGCTTCACACCTGTGAG CCCCAAGGATCCTTTGAGGAGCAATTCCCCGGTAGCCATGGAAACCAGCATAGAAACGGACCCTCTGGGAGTCAACGCACCCATGCAGCAAGAAA ACACAGATCAGTGGCTTTCCAATGAGACTACCCCGACTTCACCAAGAGGAAAGGTTGGAGAAGGCTCGGACCCCGAGGAAGAGCCTGCCAGTGACCGCATCACAGAAACTGTCACCAACGGCTCTATGAAGGAGACGGTCAGCCTTACTGTAGATGCCAAAACTGAAACTGCTGTTTTCAAGAG CGAGGAAGAGAAACGATCTACCTCTGAAGATGCATCTGCAAAGTTGTTTGCAGAGAGCGGGGAAGTGGAGAAAAGCAACAGTCCTCCTAGCAACTGTCAGAAACCAGG
- the ppp6r3 gene encoding serine/threonine-protein phosphatase 6 regulatory subunit 3 isoform X5 yields MFWKFDLHTTSHIDTLLEKEDVTLTEVMDEEDVLQECKAQNHKLVDFLVRPQCMEDLVVYITQEPNDDVEEKIKYKYPNISCELLTSDVSQINDRLGEDESLLMKLYSFLQNESPLNPLLASFFSKVLSILIGRKPEQIVEFLRKREDFVNLMIKHIGTSAIMDLLLRMLTCIEPQQLRQDVLNWLNEEKVIQRLVDMVQPSQDEDRHSNASQSLCEIIRLSRDQMFQVQGCSEPDPLLATLEKQETVEQLLSNIFDKEKNDSAIVSVIQILLTLFETRRPAFEGHLEICPPGMNHPSFSVNQSILDAVRPRLKDFHQLLLEPPKKTVLNTTWGVLDPPVGNTRLNVVRLVTSLLQTNTHIINQELIALNTLGVILDMYFKYLWNNFLHTQVEICTAMILAMPSTQSESPEINRENDQEPIRENILIKHLFQKCQLIQRILDAWGSNEKEQAEGGRRRGYMGHLTRIANSIVHNSDKGPNGAQIQQLISELPEEDRERWEAFTSGQLADTNKKNTVDLVNTHHIHSSSDDEVDFKDSGFHQDSSLQQFGFNDEEFADQDDVGDIPFDRISDINFSLNTNESANMALFEACCKEKIQQFEDAGSDDEDIWDEKDVTFAPEAQRRTRSSGSTDSEESTDSEEEDGKRDPFDSANATSDDRMEVDSGDGTVWTANFDDIPMDTGSSMAPSAPVSTSPAAVPEPAGWNSTNTDAESGWADFSSFTPVSPKDPLRSNSPVAMETSIETDPLGVNAPMQQENTDQWLSNETTPTSPRGKVGEGSDPEEEPASDRITETVTNGSMKETVSLTVDAKTETAVFKSEEEKRSTSEDASAKLFAESGEVEKSNSPPSNCQKPGLKHLEEKAKATCKALNGPLEDAASMDEAKSEQCTANPEAAVNGPA; encoded by the exons ATGTTTTGGAAGTTTGATCTGCACACGACGTCCCACATTGACACGCTTCTGGAAAAGGAAGATGTTACGCTGACTGAGGTGATGGACGAAGAGGATGTCTTGCAGGAGTGCAAGGCTCAAAACCACAAGCTGGTGGACTTCCTGGTGAGGCCACAGTGCATGGAGGATCTTGTGGTCTACATCACTCAGGAGCCCAATGACGATGTGGAGGAGAAGATCAAATACAA GTATCCCAACATATCCTGTGAACTCCTGACCTCAGATGTTAGCCAGATCAATGACAGGCTGGGTGAAGATGAAAGTTTATTGATGAAACTCTACAGCTTCCTACAGAACGAGTCTCCCCTCAATCCGCTGCTGGCCAGTTTCTTCAGCAAGGTCCTGAGCATCCTCATTGGGAGGAAACCAGAGCAG ATTGTGGAGTTCCTCAGGAAGAGGGAAGACTTTGTGAATCTAATGATCAAACACATTGGGACCTCGGCTATTATGGACCTCCTGCTCAGGATGCTCACCTGCATCGAACCACAACAGCTTAGACAAGATGTATTAAAT TGGCTAAATGAAGAGAAAGTTATACAGCGGCTGGTTGACATGGTACAACCATCACAAGATGAGGAT AGACACTCAAACGCATCCCAGTCTCTCTGTGAGATCATTCGGCTGAGCAGAGATCAAATGTTCCAGGTGCAGGGCTGCTCGGAGCCTGACCCTCTGCTGGCCACACTGGAGAA ACAAGAGACAGTAGAGCAGTTGCTGTCAAACATCTTTGACAAAGAGAAGAATGATTCTGCCATAGTCAGTGTGATCCAGATACTTCTAACCCTCTTTGAGACACGGAGACCAGC GTTTGAAGGTCATCTGGAGATTTGCCCCCCTGGAATGAACCATCCTTCATTCTCTGTCAATCAGAGTATTCTAGATGCTGTCAGACCCAGGCTGAAAGATTTTCACCAGCTTTTGCTCGAGCCCCCAAAG aaaacTGTTTTGAATACCACATGGGGAGTGTTGGATCCACCAGTGGGAAATACTCGTCTAAATGTGGTGCGACTAGTGACCAGCCTTCTACAGACCAACACGCATATCATCAACCAGGAGCTTATTGCCCTCAACACATTGGGAGTCATACTA GACATGTACTTCAAATACTTATGGAATAATTTTCTGCACACGCAAGTAGAGATCTGTACGGCGATGATCTTAGCGATGCCTTCAACCCAAAGTGAATCTCCTGAAATCAACAGAGAAAACGACCAAGAGCCCATAAGAGAAAACATCCTTATCAAACAT CTCTTTCAGAAGTGCCAGTTAATACAAAGAATTCTTGATGCCTGGGGATCAAATGAGAAGGAGCA GGCTGAGGGTGGGCGGCGGAGAGGTTACATGGGTCACCTGACCAGAATAGCAAACTCTATAGTCCACAACAGTGACAAGGGCCCCAACGGGGCACAAATTCAGCAGCTCATCTcag AGCTTCCAGAGGAGGATAGGGAACGATGGGAAGCATTTACTTCAGGACAGCTAGCAGATACAaacaagaaaaacactgtagACTTA GTTAACACCCACCACATACACTCATCCAGCGATGATGAGGTAGATTTCAAAGACAGCGGGTTTCATCAGGACTCCTCCCTGCAGCAA TTTGGCTTCAATGACGAAGAGTTTGCCGATCAGGATGATGTCGGGGA tATTCCTTTTGATAGAATATCAGACATCAATTTTTCCTTGAATACAAATGAAAGT GCAAACATGGCACTCTTTGAAGCTTGCTGTAAGGAGAAGATCCAGCAGTTTGAAGATGCCGGATCAGATGATGAAGATATCTGGGATGAGAAGGATGTCACTTTTGCTCCGGAAGCTCAGAGACGTACCAG GAGCTCAGGAAGTACAGATAGCGAGGAGAGTACGGACTCTGAGGAGGAGGATGGGAAGCGAGACCCGTTTGATTCCGCCAATGCCACCTCTGATGACCGAATGGAAGTGGACTCTGGGGATG GAACGGTATGGACGGCAAATTTTGATGACATACCTATGGACACGGGCAGCTCCATGGCTCCCAGTGCACCTGTGTCCACCTCACCAGCTGCAGTGCCTGAACCTGCGGGCTGGAACTCTACAAACACAGATGCAGAGTCTGGTTGGGCTGACTTCTCCAGCTTCACACCTGTGAG CCCCAAGGATCCTTTGAGGAGCAATTCCCCGGTAGCCATGGAAACCAGCATAGAAACGGACCCTCTGGGAGTCAACGCACCCATGCAGCAAGAAA ACACAGATCAGTGGCTTTCCAATGAGACTACCCCGACTTCACCAAGAGGAAAGGTTGGAGAAGGCTCGGACCCCGAGGAAGAGCCTGCCAGTGACCGCATCACAGAAACTGTCACCAACGGCTCTATGAAGGAGACGGTCAGCCTTACTGTAGATGCCAAAACTGAAACTGCTGTTTTCAAGAG CGAGGAAGAGAAACGATCTACCTCTGAAGATGCATCTGCAAAGTTGTTTGCAGAGAGCGGGGAAGTGGAGAAAAGCAACAGTCCTCCTAGCAACTGTCAGAAACCAGG
- the ppp6r3 gene encoding serine/threonine-protein phosphatase 6 regulatory subunit 3 isoform X2, whose product MFWKFDLHTTSHIDTLLEKEDVTLTEVMDEEDVLQECKAQNHKLVDFLVRPQCMEDLVVYITQEPNDDVEEKIKYKYPNISCELLTSDVSQINDRLGEDESLLMKLYSFLQNESPLNPLLASFFSKVLSILIGRKPEQIVEFLRKREDFVNLMIKHIGTSAIMDLLLRMLTCIEPQQLRQDVLNWLNEEKVIQRLVDMVQPSQDEDRHSNASQSLCEIIRLSRDQMFQVQGCSEPDPLLATLEKQETVEQLLSNIFDKEKNDSAIVSVIQILLTLFETRRPAFEGHLEICPPGMNHPSFSVNQSILDAVRPRLKDFHQLLLEPPKKTVLNTTWGVLDPPVGNTRLNVVRLVTSLLQTNTHIINQELIALNTLGVILDMYFKYLWNNFLHTQVEICTAMILAMPSTQSESPEINRENDQEPIRENILIKHLFQKCQLIQRILDAWGSNEKEQAEGGRRRGYMGHLTRIANSIVHNSDKGPNGAQIQQLISELPEEDRERWEAFTSGQLADTNKKNTVDLVNTHHIHSSSDDEVDFKDSGFHQDSSLQQAFSDYQMQQMTSNFIEQFGFNDEEFADQDDVGDIPFDRISDINFSLNTNESANMALFEACCKEKIQQFEDAGSDDEDIWDEKDVTFAPEAQRRTRSSGSTDSEESTDSEEEDGKRDPFDSANATSDDRMEVDSGDGTVWTANFDDIPMDTGSSMAPSAPVSTSPAAVPEPAGWNSTNTDAESGWADFSSFTPVSPKDPLRSNSPVAMETSIETDPLGVNAPMQQENTDQWLSNETTPTSPRGKVGEGSDPEEEPASDRITETVTNGSMKETVSLTVDAKTETAVFKSEEEKRSTSEDASAKLFAESGEVEKSNSPPSNCQKPGLKHLEEKAKATCKALNGPLEDAASMDEAKSEQCTANPEAAVNGPA is encoded by the exons ATGTTTTGGAAGTTTGATCTGCACACGACGTCCCACATTGACACGCTTCTGGAAAAGGAAGATGTTACGCTGACTGAGGTGATGGACGAAGAGGATGTCTTGCAGGAGTGCAAGGCTCAAAACCACAAGCTGGTGGACTTCCTGGTGAGGCCACAGTGCATGGAGGATCTTGTGGTCTACATCACTCAGGAGCCCAATGACGATGTGGAGGAGAAGATCAAATACAA GTATCCCAACATATCCTGTGAACTCCTGACCTCAGATGTTAGCCAGATCAATGACAGGCTGGGTGAAGATGAAAGTTTATTGATGAAACTCTACAGCTTCCTACAGAACGAGTCTCCCCTCAATCCGCTGCTGGCCAGTTTCTTCAGCAAGGTCCTGAGCATCCTCATTGGGAGGAAACCAGAGCAG ATTGTGGAGTTCCTCAGGAAGAGGGAAGACTTTGTGAATCTAATGATCAAACACATTGGGACCTCGGCTATTATGGACCTCCTGCTCAGGATGCTCACCTGCATCGAACCACAACAGCTTAGACAAGATGTATTAAAT TGGCTAAATGAAGAGAAAGTTATACAGCGGCTGGTTGACATGGTACAACCATCACAAGATGAGGAT AGACACTCAAACGCATCCCAGTCTCTCTGTGAGATCATTCGGCTGAGCAGAGATCAAATGTTCCAGGTGCAGGGCTGCTCGGAGCCTGACCCTCTGCTGGCCACACTGGAGAA ACAAGAGACAGTAGAGCAGTTGCTGTCAAACATCTTTGACAAAGAGAAGAATGATTCTGCCATAGTCAGTGTGATCCAGATACTTCTAACCCTCTTTGAGACACGGAGACCAGC GTTTGAAGGTCATCTGGAGATTTGCCCCCCTGGAATGAACCATCCTTCATTCTCTGTCAATCAGAGTATTCTAGATGCTGTCAGACCCAGGCTGAAAGATTTTCACCAGCTTTTGCTCGAGCCCCCAAAG aaaacTGTTTTGAATACCACATGGGGAGTGTTGGATCCACCAGTGGGAAATACTCGTCTAAATGTGGTGCGACTAGTGACCAGCCTTCTACAGACCAACACGCATATCATCAACCAGGAGCTTATTGCCCTCAACACATTGGGAGTCATACTA GACATGTACTTCAAATACTTATGGAATAATTTTCTGCACACGCAAGTAGAGATCTGTACGGCGATGATCTTAGCGATGCCTTCAACCCAAAGTGAATCTCCTGAAATCAACAGAGAAAACGACCAAGAGCCCATAAGAGAAAACATCCTTATCAAACAT CTCTTTCAGAAGTGCCAGTTAATACAAAGAATTCTTGATGCCTGGGGATCAAATGAGAAGGAGCA GGCTGAGGGTGGGCGGCGGAGAGGTTACATGGGTCACCTGACCAGAATAGCAAACTCTATAGTCCACAACAGTGACAAGGGCCCCAACGGGGCACAAATTCAGCAGCTCATCTcag AGCTTCCAGAGGAGGATAGGGAACGATGGGAAGCATTTACTTCAGGACAGCTAGCAGATACAaacaagaaaaacactgtagACTTA GTTAACACCCACCACATACACTCATCCAGCGATGATGAGGTAGATTTCAAAGACAGCGGGTTTCATCAGGACTCCTCCCTGCAGCAA GCCTTTTCTGATTATCAGATGCAACAAATGACGTCCAATTTTATTGAGCAGTTTGGCTTCAATGACGAAGAGTTTGCCGATCAGGATGATGTCGGGGA tATTCCTTTTGATAGAATATCAGACATCAATTTTTCCTTGAATACAAATGAAAGT GCAAACATGGCACTCTTTGAAGCTTGCTGTAAGGAGAAGATCCAGCAGTTTGAAGATGCCGGATCAGATGATGAAGATATCTGGGATGAGAAGGATGTCACTTTTGCTCCGGAAGCTCAGAGACGTACCAG GAGCTCAGGAAGTACAGATAGCGAGGAGAGTACGGACTCTGAGGAGGAGGATGGGAAGCGAGACCCGTTTGATTCCGCCAATGCCACCTCTGATGACCGAATGGAAGTGGACTCTGGGGATG GAACGGTATGGACGGCAAATTTTGATGACATACCTATGGACACGGGCAGCTCCATGGCTCCCAGTGCACCTGTGTCCACCTCACCAGCTGCAGTGCCTGAACCTGCGGGCTGGAACTCTACAAACACAGATGCAGAGTCTGGTTGGGCTGACTTCTCCAGCTTCACACCTGTGAG CCCCAAGGATCCTTTGAGGAGCAATTCCCCGGTAGCCATGGAAACCAGCATAGAAACGGACCCTCTGGGAGTCAACGCACCCATGCAGCAAGAAA ACACAGATCAGTGGCTTTCCAATGAGACTACCCCGACTTCACCAAGAGGAAAGGTTGGAGAAGGCTCGGACCCCGAGGAAGAGCCTGCCAGTGACCGCATCACAGAAACTGTCACCAACGGCTCTATGAAGGAGACGGTCAGCCTTACTGTAGATGCCAAAACTGAAACTGCTGTTTTCAAGAG CGAGGAAGAGAAACGATCTACCTCTGAAGATGCATCTGCAAAGTTGTTTGCAGAGAGCGGGGAAGTGGAGAAAAGCAACAGTCCTCCTAGCAACTGTCAGAAACCAGG
- the ppp6r3 gene encoding serine/threonine-protein phosphatase 6 regulatory subunit 3 isoform X4, with protein MFWKFDLHTTSHIDTLLEKEDVTLTEVMDEEDVLQECKAQNHKLVDFLVRPQCMEDLVVYITQEPNDDVEEKIKYKYPNISCELLTSDVSQINDRLGEDESLLMKLYSFLQNESPLNPLLASFFSKVLSILIGRKPEQIVEFLRKREDFVNLMIKHIGTSAIMDLLLRMLTCIEPQQLRQDVLNWLNEEKVIQRLVDMVQPSQDEDRHSNASQSLCEIIRLSRDQMFQVQGCSEPDPLLATLEKQETVEQLLSNIFDKEKNDSAIVSVIQILLTLFETRRPAFEGHLEICPPGMNHPSFSVNQSILDAVRPRLKDFHQLLLEPPKKTVLNTTWGVLDPPVGNTRLNVVRLVTSLLQTNTHIINQELIALNTLGVILDMYFKYLWNNFLHTQVEICTAMILAMPSTQSESPEINRENDQEPIRENILIKHLFQKCQLIQRILDAWGSNEKEQAEGGRRRGYMGHLTRIANSIVHNSDKGPNGAQIQQLISELPEEDRERWEAFTSGQLADTNKKNTVDLVNTHHIHSSSDDEVDFKDSGFHQDSSLQQFGFNDEEFADQDDVGDIPFDRISDINFSLNTNESANMALFEACCKEKIQQFEDAGSDDEDIWDEKDVTFAPEAQRRTRSSGSTDSEESTDSEEEDGKRDPFDSANATSDDRMEVDSGDGTVWTANFDDIPMDTGSSMAPSAPVSTSPAAVPEPAGWNSTNTDAESGWADFSSFTPVSPKDPLRSNSPVAMETSIETDPLGVNAPMQQENTDQWLSNETTPTSPRGKVGEGSDPEEEPASDRITETVTNGSMKETVSLTVDAKTETAVFKRVLKSYREEEKRSTSEDASAKLFAESGEVEKSNSPPSNCQKPGLKHLEEKAKATCKALNGPLEDAASMDEAKSEQCTANPEAAVNGPA; from the exons ATGTTTTGGAAGTTTGATCTGCACACGACGTCCCACATTGACACGCTTCTGGAAAAGGAAGATGTTACGCTGACTGAGGTGATGGACGAAGAGGATGTCTTGCAGGAGTGCAAGGCTCAAAACCACAAGCTGGTGGACTTCCTGGTGAGGCCACAGTGCATGGAGGATCTTGTGGTCTACATCACTCAGGAGCCCAATGACGATGTGGAGGAGAAGATCAAATACAA GTATCCCAACATATCCTGTGAACTCCTGACCTCAGATGTTAGCCAGATCAATGACAGGCTGGGTGAAGATGAAAGTTTATTGATGAAACTCTACAGCTTCCTACAGAACGAGTCTCCCCTCAATCCGCTGCTGGCCAGTTTCTTCAGCAAGGTCCTGAGCATCCTCATTGGGAGGAAACCAGAGCAG ATTGTGGAGTTCCTCAGGAAGAGGGAAGACTTTGTGAATCTAATGATCAAACACATTGGGACCTCGGCTATTATGGACCTCCTGCTCAGGATGCTCACCTGCATCGAACCACAACAGCTTAGACAAGATGTATTAAAT TGGCTAAATGAAGAGAAAGTTATACAGCGGCTGGTTGACATGGTACAACCATCACAAGATGAGGAT AGACACTCAAACGCATCCCAGTCTCTCTGTGAGATCATTCGGCTGAGCAGAGATCAAATGTTCCAGGTGCAGGGCTGCTCGGAGCCTGACCCTCTGCTGGCCACACTGGAGAA ACAAGAGACAGTAGAGCAGTTGCTGTCAAACATCTTTGACAAAGAGAAGAATGATTCTGCCATAGTCAGTGTGATCCAGATACTTCTAACCCTCTTTGAGACACGGAGACCAGC GTTTGAAGGTCATCTGGAGATTTGCCCCCCTGGAATGAACCATCCTTCATTCTCTGTCAATCAGAGTATTCTAGATGCTGTCAGACCCAGGCTGAAAGATTTTCACCAGCTTTTGCTCGAGCCCCCAAAG aaaacTGTTTTGAATACCACATGGGGAGTGTTGGATCCACCAGTGGGAAATACTCGTCTAAATGTGGTGCGACTAGTGACCAGCCTTCTACAGACCAACACGCATATCATCAACCAGGAGCTTATTGCCCTCAACACATTGGGAGTCATACTA GACATGTACTTCAAATACTTATGGAATAATTTTCTGCACACGCAAGTAGAGATCTGTACGGCGATGATCTTAGCGATGCCTTCAACCCAAAGTGAATCTCCTGAAATCAACAGAGAAAACGACCAAGAGCCCATAAGAGAAAACATCCTTATCAAACAT CTCTTTCAGAAGTGCCAGTTAATACAAAGAATTCTTGATGCCTGGGGATCAAATGAGAAGGAGCA GGCTGAGGGTGGGCGGCGGAGAGGTTACATGGGTCACCTGACCAGAATAGCAAACTCTATAGTCCACAACAGTGACAAGGGCCCCAACGGGGCACAAATTCAGCAGCTCATCTcag AGCTTCCAGAGGAGGATAGGGAACGATGGGAAGCATTTACTTCAGGACAGCTAGCAGATACAaacaagaaaaacactgtagACTTA GTTAACACCCACCACATACACTCATCCAGCGATGATGAGGTAGATTTCAAAGACAGCGGGTTTCATCAGGACTCCTCCCTGCAGCAA TTTGGCTTCAATGACGAAGAGTTTGCCGATCAGGATGATGTCGGGGA tATTCCTTTTGATAGAATATCAGACATCAATTTTTCCTTGAATACAAATGAAAGT GCAAACATGGCACTCTTTGAAGCTTGCTGTAAGGAGAAGATCCAGCAGTTTGAAGATGCCGGATCAGATGATGAAGATATCTGGGATGAGAAGGATGTCACTTTTGCTCCGGAAGCTCAGAGACGTACCAG GAGCTCAGGAAGTACAGATAGCGAGGAGAGTACGGACTCTGAGGAGGAGGATGGGAAGCGAGACCCGTTTGATTCCGCCAATGCCACCTCTGATGACCGAATGGAAGTGGACTCTGGGGATG GAACGGTATGGACGGCAAATTTTGATGACATACCTATGGACACGGGCAGCTCCATGGCTCCCAGTGCACCTGTGTCCACCTCACCAGCTGCAGTGCCTGAACCTGCGGGCTGGAACTCTACAAACACAGATGCAGAGTCTGGTTGGGCTGACTTCTCCAGCTTCACACCTGTGAG CCCCAAGGATCCTTTGAGGAGCAATTCCCCGGTAGCCATGGAAACCAGCATAGAAACGGACCCTCTGGGAGTCAACGCACCCATGCAGCAAGAAA ACACAGATCAGTGGCTTTCCAATGAGACTACCCCGACTTCACCAAGAGGAAAGGTTGGAGAAGGCTCGGACCCCGAGGAAGAGCCTGCCAGTGACCGCATCACAGAAACTGTCACCAACGGCTCTATGAAGGAGACGGTCAGCCTTACTGTAGATGCCAAAACTGAAACTGCTGTTTTCAAGAG AGTGTTGAAATCGTATCG CGAGGAAGAGAAACGATCTACCTCTGAAGATGCATCTGCAAAGTTGTTTGCAGAGAGCGGGGAAGTGGAGAAAAGCAACAGTCCTCCTAGCAACTGTCAGAAACCAGG